In Shouchella patagoniensis, the following are encoded in one genomic region:
- a CDS encoding GrpB family protein, whose protein sequence is MRVVEVIDYQPSWEDSYKQESIKLEQVFQEDMIGIYHIGSTSVPGLAAKPIIDLLIVLKSVEDADKKTAAIEKLGYEARGENGIAGRRYFQKRWGCKDSSCAYF, encoded by the coding sequence ATGCGTGTAGTGGAAGTAATTGATTACCAGCCTAGTTGGGAGGATTCATATAAACAAGAGTCGATAAAGTTAGAACAAGTCTTTCAAGAAGATATGATTGGTATTTATCATATTGGTAGTACTTCTGTGCCTGGTTTGGCGGCAAAACCAATTATTGACTTGCTAATTGTATTAAAGAGTGTTGAAGACGCTGATAAAAAGACAGCAGCAATAGAGAAGCTTGGTTATGAAGCGCGCGGAGAAAATGGGATTGCTGGTAGACGTTATTTTCAAAAAAGGTGGGGATGCAAGGACTCATCATGTGCATATTTTTAG
- a CDS encoding GrpB family protein — protein sequence MHIFSEGHTAIKKHLVFRDYLQQHPDAMHVYGRLKKKLAQAYVRDIAAYIDGKDDWINVTIRRAEEWALAKGISYE from the coding sequence GTGCATATTTTTAGTGAAGGACATACTGCCATTAAAAAGCATTTGGTTTTCCGAGATTATCTCCAACAACATCCTGACGCGATGCACGTGTATGGGCGATTAAAAAAGAAGCTAGCTCAAGCATATGTGAGAGACATTGCTGCGTATATAGATGGAAAAGACGACTGGATTAATGTGACAATAAGACGGGCGGAAGAATGGGCATTAGCGAAGGGAATTTCCTATGAATGA
- a CDS encoding GNAT family N-acetyltransferase, producing MGIKRKLTPFVVRHAPTDFNEMLAYLHSHTKEQTTLGVPHSTYWAVELESGTVVGVINIRHKLTDKLFETGGHIGYGIRPTARGKGYATEMLTCSFEKVRALGISRALVCCDEDNVASERVIVKNGGKQTESKVDGGVQVKRFWIDLKKGGF from the coding sequence ATGGGAATAAAGAGGAAGCTAACTCCATTTGTTGTGAGACATGCACCGACCGATTTTAATGAGATGCTTGCTTATTTACACAGTCATACAAAGGAACAAACAACGCTTGGTGTTCCTCACTCTACCTATTGGGCAGTAGAGTTAGAGTCAGGAACCGTGGTTGGCGTCATTAATATTCGTCATAAGCTAACAGATAAACTTTTTGAAACTGGTGGCCACATTGGATACGGTATACGTCCAACTGCTCGTGGCAAAGGGTATGCGACAGAAATGCTAACATGTTCGTTTGAAAAAGTCCGAGCATTAGGCATATCTCGAGCGTTGGTTTGTTGCGATGAGGATAATGTTGCATCGGAGCGAGTGATTGTTAAAAATGGTGGCAAGCAAACGGAATCAAAGGTAGACGGTGGTGTACAAGTAAAACGCTTTTGGATTGATTTGAAAAAAGGAGGCTTCTGA